The Sorangiineae bacterium MSr11367 genome window below encodes:
- a CDS encoding molybdopterin-dependent oxidoreductase: MSTLSRRSFLGANGIVLVGCFLDSMFSGAEALAAPAPAIDLNAWIKIAADDTVTVVVSQAEMGQGIMTTLPAVLVEELGARWERVQFETSPAAVAYRNPRLQWQFTGNSESISSFFDLMRKMGASARAMLVEAAARKWGIPAASCKVEDGYVIDSASQRRESFGALAPAASKIAPPKEPRLKPEREWKLLGKPLPRVDNPAKVDGSAIFGLDFMLPGMVHAAILNCPVFGGKLVSIDRSSVAGEDGLLDVIEVPGGVATVAKTYWQARKALDALRVVWDEGPHARVDSKSLMGQYHQAMAGDDWVPVKAVGGTFPTAHSAEYESQFLAHATMEPMNATAHVTSEGCEIWAPTQGQELAQVVASTILGLPKEKVQVHRTFLGGGFGRRLLVDYVVQAVVLAKAVGRPVKAIWSREEDMRHDHYRPAVLHRMAAGFDKDGYPIGIAHRLVSPTILKSVFPPAVTDKLDPSCLEGLMETHYRIPNVRIDFHLLSIPVPTSVARTTGYGPNLFAMESFLDEAAHRAKKDPYAYRRHLLGGNPRALAVLDLAADKARWREAPPAGVHRGIAFAEAFNTMICQVVELSVQDGRVTIHRVVSAVDCGTVLNPNIAENNIEGGVAWGLSNAFKSEMTFSRGKAVEGNFDGFQILRLPEMPPCETHFIDSGARPLGGTGEVGPVTVIPAVTNAIFAATGRRIRSLPLARHGLHLG, encoded by the coding sequence ATGAGCACCTTGTCCCGCCGGAGCTTCCTCGGCGCGAACGGCATCGTTCTCGTGGGCTGCTTTCTCGATTCGATGTTCAGCGGCGCCGAGGCGCTCGCCGCGCCCGCGCCCGCCATCGATCTCAATGCGTGGATCAAGATTGCCGCGGATGACACGGTCACCGTCGTCGTCTCGCAAGCGGAGATGGGGCAAGGCATCATGACGACGCTCCCGGCCGTCCTCGTCGAGGAGCTGGGGGCCCGCTGGGAGCGCGTGCAGTTCGAAACGTCGCCGGCGGCCGTCGCCTACCGCAATCCCCGGCTGCAGTGGCAATTCACCGGAAACAGCGAAAGCATCTCGTCGTTCTTCGATTTGATGCGCAAGATGGGCGCCAGCGCACGGGCCATGCTCGTCGAGGCGGCCGCCCGCAAATGGGGTATTCCTGCCGCCAGCTGCAAGGTCGAGGACGGATACGTCATCGACTCGGCCTCGCAGCGCAGGGAAAGCTTCGGCGCGCTCGCGCCGGCTGCGAGCAAGATCGCGCCGCCCAAAGAGCCCCGGCTCAAGCCCGAACGCGAGTGGAAGCTGCTCGGAAAGCCGCTTCCGCGCGTGGACAATCCGGCCAAGGTCGACGGCAGCGCCATCTTCGGGCTCGATTTCATGCTGCCGGGAATGGTTCACGCGGCCATCCTCAACTGCCCCGTGTTCGGTGGAAAACTGGTCTCCATCGATCGCTCGTCGGTCGCGGGAGAGGACGGCCTCCTCGACGTCATCGAAGTACCGGGTGGCGTCGCCACGGTCGCAAAGACGTATTGGCAAGCGCGCAAGGCGCTGGATGCCCTGCGCGTCGTTTGGGACGAAGGGCCCCATGCACGGGTCGATAGCAAAAGCCTCATGGGCCAATACCACCAGGCCATGGCCGGCGACGATTGGGTACCGGTCAAGGCCGTCGGCGGCACATTCCCCACGGCGCACTCGGCCGAATACGAGAGTCAATTCCTCGCCCACGCGACCATGGAGCCCATGAATGCAACCGCGCATGTTACCAGCGAGGGTTGCGAAATCTGGGCCCCGACGCAGGGGCAGGAGCTCGCTCAAGTCGTGGCCTCGACGATTCTCGGGCTGCCCAAGGAGAAAGTGCAGGTCCACCGCACCTTTCTGGGCGGTGGATTCGGCCGCCGGCTGCTCGTCGACTACGTGGTGCAGGCCGTCGTCCTGGCCAAGGCCGTGGGCCGGCCGGTCAAAGCCATTTGGTCGCGGGAAGAGGATATGCGGCACGATCACTATCGCCCCGCCGTCCTCCATCGCATGGCGGCGGGATTCGACAAAGACGGATACCCCATTGGCATCGCCCACCGGCTGGTGTCGCCCACCATCCTCAAGTCCGTTTTCCCACCGGCGGTGACCGACAAGCTCGACCCGAGCTGCCTGGAAGGCCTGATGGAGACGCACTACCGCATCCCGAACGTGCGCATCGATTTCCATCTGCTCTCCATCCCCGTTCCGACCTCCGTCGCCCGTACGACGGGGTATGGCCCCAATCTCTTCGCGATGGAAAGCTTTCTCGACGAAGCGGCCCATCGCGCGAAAAAGGACCCGTACGCGTATCGCCGCCATCTCCTCGGCGGAAACCCGCGCGCGCTGGCCGTCCTCGACCTCGCCGCCGACAAGGCTCGCTGGCGTGAGGCGCCGCCCGCGGGCGTTCATCGCGGCATCGCATTCGCCGAGGCGTTCAACACCATGATTTGCCAGGTCGTCGAGCTGAGCGTCCAGGACGGACGTGTGACGATCCATCGCGTCGTTTCGGCGGTCGATTGCGGCACGGTGTTGAACCCGAACATTGCCGAGAACAACATCGAAGGCGGTGTCGCCTGGGGACTCTCCAACGCCTTCAAATCGGAAATGACCTTTTCACGGGGCAAGGCCGTGGAAGGCAACTTCGACGGCTTCCAGATTTTGCGTCTCCCCGAGATGCCCCCGTGCGAGACCCATTTCATCGACAGCGGAGCACGGCCTCTCGGCGGCACCGGAGAAGTAGGACCGGTTACCGTCATTCCCGCGGTGACGAATGCCATCTTCGCCGCAACGGGCCGGCGCATTCGCTCCTTGCCGCTCGCCCGTCACGGTCTCCATCTTGGATGA